The genomic stretch GGTGCCCGCGCCGGCCTGCTGCCACTGGTTGAGGAAGTTGATCGAATCCGTACCGCCAAGGCCGAGGTAGATGGCGTCGACATTGTCGGGCAGCTGGGCGATCACGCCGCCGAAATCGGTGGCGCCCAGCGGCACCCAGAAGCGCTGCACGATGTTGCCGCCGGCGCGGCAGTAATCCACCGCGAAGCCGAGAAAGTTCGTGTAGCCGAAGGAATAGTCGGCCGCGACGGAGGCGATGCGCCGGTAGTTCCGGTTCCGCAGGGCGAAGGTGCCGAGCCCCGCACCCCACTGCGCGCCATCCAGGTTGAAGCGGAAGAAATTCGGCGCGGGATCGACCCAGGTGGTCTCCAACGCACCGGAAATGCCGTTGATGACAGTCTTGTTCGGAATGGTCTTGGCATAGTCGCGCATGGCGATGCCTTCGGAGCCCGACAGGGGTCCGATGATGAAGTCGACCTGGTCCTGCTCGATCAGCTTGCGCGCCTGGCGCACCGCCGTGTCAGGGCGAGTGTCGGACGGTGCGACGATGGTCTCGACGCGCCGTCCGCCGGCCGTGTTCCCCGCCTGCCGTAGTGCGAGTTCGACATTGCGGACACCGTCCGCGCCGCCGGCGGCGAAGGCGCCTTCGAGTGCGACGAGGATGCCGATCTTGATCGGCGGTTGCGCCTGCGCCGAAGCGTTGGTCGCCACCGCGGCTGCGCCGGCGGCGCCCAGAACCGCTCTCCTGCTCCAATCCATCCGTCTTCTCCCTGAATGCCCGCTGTTGTTGCGCGCTATTGTTAAGTGAACCGAGATATTTCGCGCCTTGACCGGCACCCTGCAGGAGGAAGAGTCCGCCTGCCGGTTGCGGCCAGCCGCATTGGTTCATTGCCATTACTCGACCGCGCGGATTGTTCTGCGTCAAGGCCGGAATGCGCTGGGCTCGTCATTGCAGGTGTTGGCCGCGCAACATGCGGCCGCGTGGTGCACCGGGTTCTTCTCGCGCGGGGCCGGCGCGGAAGCGGCACGCGCGGGTGCGTGGCGCCTCGCCGCAGCATCCACCTTCGGGCTGGTGTCGTGGTCGCGATGCGTGTGCAGCGTGGCGGCGCCCGGCGCGCAGTGTTCCTGCTCCGCCTGAATCAGCCACCGCCCAAGGTCGCGCGGGCGATGGGCATGGATGCGGGGCATCACGGCCAGACGGGGCGCACCGGGCACTTGTCTGCGCCGGCATCGCGCAGCAGGTCGCGGATCGCCCCCGATCGGTTCGCGCAGCCGCACACCTGCATGACGGCGTCGAGCCCGCCGGCGGCCTCGTCCCCAAGGGTGATCGTCATCAGGTGCGTGATGTTCGCCGTCCGGAGCGACACGGGCGCCGTGTTCGTTTGCCATGGCTCGCTTCAATTTGCTTTCGCGCGCGTCTTCGTCCGAACCGCGGTTCTCATCCGACCGGGATCTGCTCTGGCCACAGGCAGGCCGCCGCGGCAGCACCGCGTATGCGCTTTGTTGGACTTTGTCATACCACCGGCTAGGCTGGGGCACCCTTTCGGAGCCCGCCATGATCCCGCGCCGCACGCTCGCCCTGCTGCTTGCGCTGCTGTGCGCCACGCCTGCCCTAGGCCAGCAGCGCGGCGGCACCGCCGTGATCGCGGTCGCGGGCGACCCGGGCCACCTCAACCCCGCCATCTCCACCGCCGGGCCGTTGCACGCCGTGGCCGGTTCGCTGTTCAACGGGCTGGTGGCGCTGGACGAAGTGGGCGGGCCCGTGCCCGACCTCGCGGAATCCTGGCAGGTCGCGCCGGATGGCCTGACCGCCACGTTCCGACTGCGCGACGGTGTGCGGTGGCACGATGGCCGCCCGTTCACGTCGGAGGACGTGAAGGTCAGCTTCGAACAGCTGCTGCTGCGCTTCCATGCGCGCGCTCGTGCCGGCCTCGCCCCGGCGGTCGCGGCGATCGAGACACCCGATTCGCGCACCGTGGTGTTCCGACTGCACCGCCCGCATCCCGCGCTGCTGCGCCAGCTCGACGTGACGGAGGCGCCGATCCTGCCCGCGCATCTCTTCGCTGGTACGGATCCGAATACCAATCCCGCCAACCAGCGCCCCATCGGCACCGGCCCGTTCCGGTTCGACAGCTGGCGGCGCGACGACCAGGTGGTACTGACCCGCAACCCTGACTATTTCCGCGCCGAACTGCCGCGGCTCGACCGCGTCGTGTTCCGCATCATCCCCGACGCCAATACACAGGTGAATGCGCTGCTGGCCGGTGAGGTGGACATGCTCGCCCGTGTCAGCCCACCCGATGTGGCGCGTCTGCGCGGCCGCGGCGTAACCTTCGCGGAGATGCGTTCCGCCCCCGGCGGGTCCAACTGCATCATGACGCTCGGCTTCAATCTCGACCGCCCTGCAACCGGCACATTGGCACTGCGCGAAGCCTTCGCGCTCGGTCTCGATCGTGCGCAGATGCTGGAGCGCGTGGTTTTCGGCCAAGGCCGCGTGGCGGAAGCGCCGATCGCCTCGGGCATCGGATGGGCACATGCGCCGGGCGGGCTGTCAGGCTGGCGGCAGGACGTGGCGGAGGCG from Roseomonas fluvialis encodes the following:
- a CDS encoding ABC transporter substrate-binding protein; the protein is MIPRRTLALLLALLCATPALGQQRGGTAVIAVAGDPGHLNPAISTAGPLHAVAGSLFNGLVALDEVGGPVPDLAESWQVAPDGLTATFRLRDGVRWHDGRPFTSEDVKVSFEQLLLRFHARARAGLAPAVAAIETPDSRTVVFRLHRPHPALLRQLDVTEAPILPAHLFAGTDPNTNPANQRPIGTGPFRFDSWRRDDQVVLTRNPDYFRAELPRLDRVVFRIIPDANTQVNALLAGEVDMLARVSPPDVARLRGRGVTFAEMRSAPGGSNCIMTLGFNLDRPATGTLALREAFALGLDRAQMLERVVFGQGRVAEAPIASGIGWAHAPGGLSGWRQDVAEANRRLDAAGLVRGADGVRVSLDIVHFPAFARWSEILRQQLAPLGVALRPRMMDPAALSQAVFTRRDFDLTLISYCNGTDPEIGVRRMVHSAAVGNVPFSNAAGYRNAEVDALFDRAASLQDDAARGEAYRAAQAVLARDLPYWWLVETDFTAAWRDDFADFAPWSGQVAERAWRRR
- a CDS encoding ABC transporter substrate-binding protein, producing the protein MPVKARNISVHLTIARNNSGHSGRRRMDWSRRAVLGAAGAAAVATNASAQAQPPIKIGILVALEGAFAAGGADGVRNVELALRQAGNTAGGRRVETIVAPSDTRPDTAVRQARKLIEQDQVDFIIGPLSGSEGIAMRDYAKTIPNKTVINGISGALETTWVDPAPNFFRFNLDGAQWGAGLGTFALRNRNYRRIASVAADYSFGYTNFLGFAVDYCRAGGNIVQRFWVPLGATDFGGVIAQLPDNVDAIYLGLGGTDSINFLNQWQQAGAGTKIIGGSIMADQTVLTSRGRARNALIGALTSGPIADDNPDPAWRNYVRAYQEGFPAAQRLASPSLFGVGYHIATLAAIAGLNAVNGDLSDGQTKFRAALSALKLASPLGEITLNENRQATGTVFVNEVAEGPGGTLVNKMVGKTDGVTQTLGMSAAQFRAMGLPSRTTPSDCAALARG